The following DNA comes from Candidatus Nitrosotalea okcheonensis.
TAATGGAAAGCGGGGCACAGATAGCTGGAGGCGTCATCATATATCCAAATGGATTTCAAAAAAAGATCAGTAAAATATGCAAGAGACACAACGTCTTATTCATACTTGATGAAATTGCAACAGGATTTGGAAGACTTGGATCAATGATCGAATACAAAAACCAAGAAAGCATTCCAGACATAGTATCATTTGGCAAGATGTTATCTGGAGGATATTTACCTCTTGCAGCAACACTTGCAAGCAAGAAAATCTATGACTCTTTTCTTGGAGAGTATAAAGACATGAAGCATTTTTTCCACGGACATACATTTACTGGAAATCCCTTGGCATGTGCAACCGCTCTTACAAACATTTCATTATACGAAAAATACAATCTAATATCAAAGATCAAAAAACGCGCATCCCAGATGGAATCACGCATCAAGGAAATTTCCAACATGGATCTAGTAGGAGATGTAAGACATACAGGCATGTTGATGGGAATTGAGCTTGTATCAAATAAAAAGACAAAAACTCCAATATCTCCCAAGAAACGATTTCCACAAAAGATCTTTGTAGAGGCAAAAAAACATGGAATTTACCAAAGAACACTAGGGCACATAGTAATGGTCATTCCACCACTTGCAATATCAGAAAAAGAATTAGATTTTCTGCTAGATGGTACTATTACAACAATAAAAAATGTCTCATCACAAATGTAAAAACCACATTCATTCTAGCACGAGACACAAATTATTATATCAGCAACAC
Coding sequences within:
- the bioA gene encoding adenosylmethionine--8-amino-7-oxononanoate transaminase, with the protein product MHSFVWHPYTQMKDWKKFDIITEGRGMWLHDTHGNALMDGVASMWCNVWGHSNKELIKTIKKQAEKLQHSSLFNLTNDKAEDLAEKLVKLAPEMYRVFYSDDGSTAMEISAKMALQYWSNMGEKKTKFVSLENGYHGDTIGAMSLGYVPLFFSKFKSSLFPVLRTPSPNRYRIPKGYSFEDYQEFCLERIEQVFSKNDNIAAFVMESGAQIAGGVIIYPNGFQKKISKICKRHNVLFILDEIATGFGRLGSMIEYKNQESIPDIVSFGKMLSGGYLPLAATLASKKIYDSFLGEYKDMKHFFHGHTFTGNPLACATALTNISLYEKYNLISKIKKRASQMESRIKEISNMDLVGDVRHTGMLMGIELVSNKKTKTPISPKKRFPQKIFVEAKKHGIYQRTLGHIVMVIPPLAISEKELDFLLDGTITTIKNVSSQM